TGAGAGAAGCGGCTCCTTCGGcgaatttcttcttccagctgtACGTCAATCGAGACAGAACAAAGTCCGCAGCGCTTCTTCGTCAATGCTCGGCAAATCCGAATGTCAGGGCAATCTTTGTGACAGTCGATGCTGCATGGCCAGGCAAACGGGAAGCGGATGAGCGAGTCAAGGCCGATGAAAATTTGTCTGTGCCAATGGCACCGGCGCGAGCGAAGAACGACAAGAAGGGCGGCGGCCTTGGACGTGTTATGGCCGGCTTCATTGACCCTGGATTGACGTGGGATGACTTGGTATGGGTTCGAAAGCACACGCATCTTCCCGTGTGTTTGAAAGGAGTGATGTCTGCGGATGACGCGATCTTGGCGATGCAGGCTGGGTTGGATGGCATTCTTCTCAGCAATCACGGAGGTCGCAATCTTGACACGAGCCCTCCCTCAATAGTCACTCTACTGGAACTTCACAAGCGCTGTCCAGAGATCTTCGACAAGATGGAAATATATGTGGACAGCGGAATCCGCCGCGGAACGGACATACTCAAGGCCATCTGCTTGGGTGCCACCGCTGTTGGCATGGGGCGCAGCATGCTCTTTGCCACGAATTACGGGCAGGAAGGAGTCGAACATCTGATAGACAGTAGGTGCTGTCCCATGTATAACCCTATGAAGCTAACCAGCAATTGTAGTTATGAAAGATGAGCTAGAAACAGCGATGCGGAACACTGGGATTACTTCACTTGATGAAGCTGGCCCTCATATGGTCCACACGGGCGATATTGATCATCTAGTTCCTGACTCTCGGTCACATCCGTATGCCCGAGCGGTTGCAAAGGGTCGGCGCTCAAGGGAAGTCGCCAAGCTTTAGACCTGACGAGATAGGGATTCAGGAGGGCATTTCTCTCACAGCCATGCAATGATCCAGTAATACATACATACACTGGCGCAGTGAACTATTATGAAAATAGATACTACAATTTTGTGATTGGGCATCACTCGAGTATCATGTCCAGGCTGCTGGCCTGGCCCTTGCTTTGTATTTCGTACAGCTCCCCGTCAAGCGGATGATCTGGAAAAAAATTTCAGACTTTGGACATGATTGTTCTTCTACTGTAGTTGTAGCCAGTGGTTTAGCTTCTGATGCGTGGTTATTACAGATCTCTGTCTGGGATATGCcacaatatatatatatttgcCAGTCGTCACCACCATGTTACGAAAATCGAATAATATCTAAACGACATCTATCATAACAACATATCGAGATCTGATTAAGACCTTGAAATCACATTTGCTTTCCAGAGGAGACAGTCAgagcaaaaaagaaaagacgGAGGAAACAACAAAAAATGGTCACTACGAGGGTCGAACTCGCGACCTTGGCGTTATTAGCACCACGCTCTAACCGACTGAGCTAAGCGACCAGTTGTTGATTATCAACATGCTTTAAAGCTATATGATTTAAAGAAAAAAGCCTTCCAATCTGCACCTGAAACTGCATCTGCGGAGTATTTAAAGAATCCAGTCTAGTGAATATCCACAGTATTAGTTTCCAACCAAGGCACGTGAAATATCCGACCAGTAGAGTTGTAGAAGATGAATTGATTTAGAAATAGAAACAAGTAAAGCATGTGAAGTCTCTAAGGACAAGAGCCACTAGATTTCGATTGAATTAGACTGCCAGTTTGATGTGGTCaatcctcatcatcctccacctTGCTTCACACCACATCCAGCAGCGAAGCTTGACAGAATCCTGCTTACTATTACGCCAAGCCTCATCACGTTGCCATTCCAGAATAGTAGGAGTACGGCAAGCGCTAGATAAGTTGAAGGAACTCGCCGGGACCCGACTTCTCAGA
The Aspergillus fumigatus Af293 chromosome 4, whole genome shotgun sequence DNA segment above includes these coding regions:
- a CDS encoding FMN-dependent alpha-hydroxy acid dehydrogenase translates to MQLHYSSIITLTWSLRKNLSFKPVICANFKRVKMAGEKLLSTKEVSKHKSPDDCWIVVNNKVWDVTDFVEEHPGGSTIILKYAGRDATKAYSEVHSPGVIKSNLPPEKYKGILDSSSIDEEWLKQPPSENPQVVLDDEKPPLHTLINSHDFELVASKTASKKTWAFYSSASTDLITRDANKSCFDRIWFRPRVLRNVRSVDSRTKVLGVDCSMPLFVSPAAMAKLIHPDGECAIARACERKGIIQGVSNNSSYTLDQLREAAPSANFFFQLYVNRDRTKSAALLRQCSANPNVRAIFVTVDAAWPGKREADERVKADENLSVPMAPARAKNDKKGGGLGRVMAGFIDPGLTWDDLVWVRKHTHLPVCLKGVMSADDAILAMQAGLDGILLSNHGGRNLDTSPPSIVTLLELHKRCPEIFDKMEIYVDSGIRRGTDILKAICLGATAVGMGRSMLFATNYGQEGVEHLIDIMKDELETAMRNTGITSLDEAGPHMVHTGDIDHLVPDSRSHPYARAVAKGRRSREVAKL